A part of Drosophila ananassae strain 14024-0371.13 chromosome 2R, ASM1763931v2, whole genome shotgun sequence genomic DNA contains:
- the LOC6506860 gene encoding protein encore isoform X4, with protein sequence MSSTKSQVALATNIPTNLSSAASASTAAAAAAVVVAAVASNTNTTSGSGSGSGSGSPPPPPPPTAAAATSSSSVAGNNSSEECQTVAGGSANLGRQNSFGNRRGNMKGKHLTRSHAMRESTSPPRTPTPRGAGEQQLDSHEHNNNNAITNNNNNNNSNNNNNNNNNNGNSNNSKAQSTGRGNSPLMEAPAVIVTSQQQQQQQQQQQMQQTPQKPPQNVPLSNEAEFPKLSPPKKSGGQHNRTNSNGSGMEYNNNSNANKKFVVDLKSNGLDNNTKHHNNNNNSGGGNNNSSTGVIYNSGMNYKAADRHERHDRHEMSSQNSNLSNNHDDEPYHYEPQRAGGGGGGGGGGKKHRTNTNSKGNKPRLKNIGGSSSGSIDGGGNNNGGGGGGGNNNMSSNNANSNNSSNNTSGFISRVFHQSENSSEQYTDYGGTDLLMFFRDTLNKNPKDRNILLKIEKDLMEFVQENSRGCEYRFPPASSYNRMLIHRTAAFFGMEHNVDTETQQCVIVAVTKGTRIPEIRFQSLVRDDARKSILKRDTHSFDEVRPLAYLCPLSLDRKAKSFEEREEDYDRARSRIFSRTGTQDGYSGGGGGDEDCYGGWDQQQQQQQKQSQPPRPKRPNGKMLQMQNSTESRDGMRSGGAVPKSHNFGNYGGPPGSGNNSLPRGDSTNSNKSGRGGFTKQDSTGSTNTPWRLSPSSSGSIYHYDPSNLPPNQALQHTGNQYQSQNQGNSSGGYSNYRKSSPHQQQQHQQHLQQPPQQQQQQQPHHQQQQQQLPQQQYASTEMSCSSTESYAEETQSPGMECSEGYESYEPQSMPQQQQQQQEDPGMKGDDCDSLASATACLSITTATSTKNYDRIEVQKYKNQATSPNIPACCATTGEKLEAESPIGVQEQEQEPIAGPSSSISAASSTGSAELPTSQTPLTPVATQVNCDLQSVSPSSTPYSQCEAKTPNQSHGPSAVVEEPKTTTWTYTQSYQAPDGSTVFHTTTAPNGAAPYCATTYQQGPDGSIYAVPQGMVYAAYPQPGVGGAGAASQPLFQLTASSHPPAQTLFASPEAGGELPGGTYMIPVFDPAQQPREGLIQAQAIYQAGPGGPAATTVMPMAATAAYPTAQFATATAPNGAPIYQAPLIYSSEPNGGAQLQQLPMATYPIQYSYPYYPIPYYVPQQAVATAPMVAASQPPVGQAPLPPQAQPTQPGGGATAGPPTVVSVSGPPHHQPHQPHHQPPQQSSSNGGSVVASSSYGGRVKRTPGGGSIHYNASYPPSSVAHASGGHHPAAGSAQLIAAPAASTTTYHALPTLTLAHGGAPAGSDLGGAAAAHVYALPAQHATALIPTNIFPYAAAAAAAAAGPAGPQPAPQVVQQAPPPPPAAPHHLITAAPFYPASAGGMESQSAPSTPAAPGRQAPLFSTPPAPNNGSSGSSSAGGNGNGGGYHSNSSTPHYYQGQGSNEGGYSTPYEKRNNGGTQSMGVRKPYHPGGYNPRHSVPMGGMPSGAKTPLLNSNNEPTPRASPSGVSMGGGPPSSGGGAAGGSNSYHHRGPPPHAMGGAKQRENKPNQLPLISGPPPSYATGNPGAGGAVSTTPSYEAKPPVRLNAAAASFRSQKSMNQDFRRSVSQRNSPSANGGNGNGSHESSNNSPNSIAGSNNNSAANTPNAAPPPPPPAATLVSHPGGYVVLDQSMNASPPSIYLGSSGGPGVAGVPGVSGGAGGAAGQAAAGSNGGGGGQHTGGARTHIPTAQLHHSAASAAAAAAAAGSQQATTAAVLSGVAAAALGGYNPNGASSVYFKYGQTYFAHPSVALPNSRRSPSNDIRPQMAQVAGMYPTMMIQARHPSRHPNPNYKGSRPR encoded by the exons ATGAGTTCCACAAAATCTCAAGTAGCCCTAGCTACGAATATTCCAACCAATTTATCCTCTGCCGCCTCTGCCTCAACTGCTGCCGCTGCGGCCGCCGTTGTTGTTGCCGCCGTTGCCTCCAACACTAACACCacatcaggatcaggatcaggatcaggatcaggatcacctccaccaccaccaccaccaacagcagcagcagcaacgtcCTCCTCCTCTGTGGCAGGCAACAACTCCAGTGAAGAGTGCCAGACGGTGGCCGGCGGATCAGCCAACTTGGGACGTCAGAATAGTTTTGGCAACAGACGA gGCAACATGAAGGGCAAACATCTCACACGCAGCCATGCCATGCGTGAGTCCACATCGCCGCCTCGCACGCCAACACCGCGAGGTGCCGGCGAGCAGCAACTAGACTCCCATgagcacaacaacaacaatgccataaccaataacaacaacaacaacaacagcaacaataataataataataacaataacaatggtaatagcaacaacagcaaagcACAATCAACTGGAAGGGGCAACTCGCCATTGATGGAAGCACCTGCCGTGATTGTCACTAgtcagcaacaacaacaacaacagcaacaacaacaaatgcaACAAACTCCTCAGAAGCCGCCACAAAATGTTCCACTCAGCAATGAGGCGGAATTTCCAAAATTATCGCCACCCAAGAAGTCCGGCGGGCAACATAATCGCACCAACAGCAATGGCAGTGGCATGGAGTACAATAACAACAGCAATGCCAACAAGAAGTTTGTGGTTGACCTGAAGTCCAATGGCCTGGACAACAACACCAAGcatcacaacaacaacaacaacagcggcggtggcaacaacaactctTCCACGGGCGTGATATACAACTCCGGAATGAATTATAAAGCCGCCGATCGGCATGAGAGGCACGATCGCCACGAGATGTCCAGCCAGAATAGCAATCTGAGCAACAACCATGATGATGAGCCGTATCACTACGAGCCACAAAGGGCCGGGGGAGGGggaggcggtggtggtggtggcaagAAACATCGCACCAACACCAATTCGAAGGGCAACAAGCCGCGCTTGAAGAACATCGGTGGCAGCTCCTCCGGCAGCATCGATGGTGGTGGCAACAACAatggaggtggtggtggtggtggcaacaacaacatgtcGTCCAACAATGCCAACTCGAATAACTCGAGCAACAACACCTCGGGCTTCATATCGAGGG TCTTTCATCAATCAGAGAACTCGAGCGAACAGTACACGGACTACGGTGGCACCGATCTCCTAATGTTCTTCCGCGATACCCTCAACAAGAATCCCAAGGATCGCAATATTCTGCTGAAGATCGAGAAGGATTTAATGGAGTTTGTTCAGGAGAATAG CCGGGGCTGTGAGTATCGTTTTCCTCCAGCTTCCTCGTACAACCGCATGCTGATCCATCGCACCGCCGCCTTTTTCGGCATGGAGCACAATGTGGACACTGAGACGCAGCAGTGTGTGATTGTGGCCGTCACCAAGGGCACACGCATCCCAGAG ATCCGCTTCCAGTCGCTGGTTCGCGACGATGCTCGAAAGTCAATTCTTAAGAGAGACACTCACAGCTTTGATGAAGTGCGTCCGTTGGCATACTTGTGCCCCCTATCCCTCGATCGCAAGGCCAAGAGCTTCGAGGAGCGGGAGGAGGACTATGATCGAGCGCGTAGCCGCATCTTCAGTCGCACTGGCACTCAGGACGGCTACtccggcggcggtggtggcgaCGAGGACTGCTATGGCGGCTGggatcagcagcagcagcaacaacagaagCAATCCCAGCCCCCGAGGCCCAAACGACCCAATGGCAAGATGCTACAAATGCAGAAT TCCACGGAATCCCGGGATGGTATGCGATCTGGGGGAGCTGTGCCCAAGTCCCATAACTTTGGCAACTATGGTGGACCGCCTGGCTCTGGCAATAATTCCCTGCCCCGCGGCGACTCCACCAACTCAAATAAGAGTGGACGCGGTGGCTTCACCAAGCAGGACTCCACTGGCAGTACCAATACTCCATGGCGTCTCTCTCCTTCCAGCAGTGG TTCTATTTATCACTACGACCCGTCCAACCTGCCGCCCAATCAGGCGCTCCAGCATACGGGCAATCAATACCAGTCCCAGAACCAGGGCAACTCATCCGGTGGCTATAGCAACTATCGCAAGTCCTCGCcccatcagcagcagcaacaccagcagcacttgcagcagccaccacagcagcagcaacagcagcagccacatcaccaacagcagcaacaacagctgccCCAGCAGCAATATGCCAGCACTGAAATGTCCTGCAGCTCCACGGAGAGCTATGCCGAGGAGACCCAATCACCCGGCATGGAGTGCTCCGAGGGTTATGAGAGCTATGAGCCGCAATCGAtgccgcagcagcaacagcagcagcaggaggatCCGGGGATGAAGGGTGACGATTGTGATAGCCTGGCCAGTGCCACAGCCTGCCTGAGCATTACCACCGCCACGTCCACGAAGAACTACGATCGCATCGAGGTGCAAAAGTACAAGAATCAGGCCACCAGTCCCAACATACCCGCCTGTTGTGCGACGACGGGCGAGAAGCTGGAGGCGGAGTCGCCCATTGGTGTTCAGGAGCAGGAACAGGAGCCGATTGCCGGACCTTCGTCCTCGATTTCGGCGGCATCCTCAACCGGAAGTGCCGAACTGCCAACCAGTCAGACCCCACTGACCCCAGTGGCCACGCAGGTGAACTGTGACCTCCAGTCCGTATCGCCGAGCTCCACGCCGTACAGCCAGTGCGAGGCGAAGACCCCCAACCAGAGTCATGGCCCCAGTGCGGTCGTCGAGGAGCCGAAGACCACCACCTGGACGTACACCCAGAGCTACCAGGCGCCGGATGGCTCCACGGTCTTTCACACCACCACGGCGCCCAACGGGGCAGCGCCCTACTGCGCCACAACATATCAGCAAGGG CCCGATGGCAGCATCTATGCGGTGCCCCAGGGCATGGTCTATGCCGCCTATCCCCAACCTGGCGTTGGTGGGGCCGGGGCCGCCTCGCAGCCGCTCTTCCAGCTGACAGCAAGCAGTCATCCGCCCGCCCAGACACTGTTCGCCTCGCCCGAAGCGGGTGGTGAACTGCCCGGCGGCACCTACATGATACCTGTCTTCGATCCGGCCCAGCAGCCGCGTGAGGGCTTGATCCAAGCGCAAGCCATTTACCAAGCCGGACCGGGTGGACCGGCGGCCACCACGGTGATGCCAATGGCGGCCACAGCCGCCTATCCGACAGCCCAGTTCGCCACGGCAACAGCCCCGAATGGAGCGCCCATTTACCAGGCGCCGCTCATCTACTCCAGTGAGCCGAACGGCGGGGCACAGCTGCAACAGCTGCCCATGGCCACTTACCCGATTCAATACTCCTATCCGTACTACCCCATCCCGTACTATGTGCCCCAGCAGGCTGTGGCCACGGCGCCCATGGTGGCAGCCTCTCAGCCGCCCGTGGGACAGGCGCCACTGCCCCCACAAGCTCAGCCCACACAGCCGGGAGGCGGAGCAACCGCAGGACCACCCACAGTGGTATCCG TTTCCGGTCCACCGCATCACCAGCCGCATCAGCCACACCACCAACCCCCACAGCAGTCCTCAAGCAACGGGGGATCGGTGGTGGCCTCCAGCAGCTATGGCGGGCGAGTAAAGCGTACGCCGGGCGGTGGTTCCATCCACTATAATGCCAGCTATCCGCCAAGCTCGGTGGCTCATGCCAGTGGTGGGCATCATCCGGCGGCGGGATCCGCCCAGCTGATCGCCGCCCCCGCTGCCAGCACAACCACATATCATGCGCTGCCCACACTGACGCTCGCCCATGGTGGTGCACCGGCTGGCTCGGATCTTGGTGGTGCGGCAGCGGCGCATGTGTATGCACTGCCCGCTCAGCATGCCACTGCGTTGATCCCAACGAACATCTTCCCTTATGCGgctgcagcagcggcggcagcagcaggtCCAGCGGGTCCACAGCCAGCTCCCCAGGTGGTACAGCAggcgccaccaccaccgccagcGGCTCCACATCATCTGATCACGGCGGCGCCGTTTTATCCGGCCAGTGCTGGAGGCATGGAATCCCAGTCGGCACCCAGTACGCCAGCAGCTCCCGGCCGTCAGGCTCCATTGTTCAGCACACCACCGGCTCCGAATAacgggagcagcggcagcagcagtgCCGGCGGAAACGGGAATGGCGGTGGCTATCACAGCAATAGCTCCACTCCGCACTACTACCAGGGCCAGGGCAGCAACGAGGGCGGCTATTCCACGCCCTACGAGAAGCGGAACAATGGCGGTACGCAGTCCATGGGTGTGCGGAAGCCCTACCACCCGGGCGGCTACAATCCCAGGCACTCGGTGCCAATGGGTGGCATGCCTTCCGGTGCTAAGACACCGCTGCTGAACTCCAACAACGAGCCCACACCTCGTGCCTCGCCCAGTGGTGTCAGCATGGGCGGAGGACCGCCTTCGTCCGGTGGCGGTGCTGCTGGAGGCAGCAACAGCTACCACCACCGGGGACCACCTCCACACGCGATGGGCGGAGCCAAGCAGCGGGAGAACAAGCCGAACCAGCTGCCACTGATCAGCGGACCACCGCCCAGCTATGCGACTGGCAATCCCGGTGCCGGGGGCGCTGTAAGCACCACTCCCAGCTACGAGGCCAAGCCACCAGTGCGCCTGAATGCCGCAGCGGCCAGCTTCCGGAGTCAGAAGTCCATGAACCAGGACTTCAGACGCAGCGTCTCCCAACGCAACTCGCCGAGTGCTAATGGCGGCAATGGAAATGGCAGCCACGAGAGCAGCAACAACTCGCCCAACAGTATTGctggcagcaacaacaacagcgccGCCAACACTCCCAATGCTGCACCGCCTCCGCCACCACCCGCCGCCACTCTGGTTAGCCATCCCGGTGGCTATGTGGTCCTTGATCAGTCCATGAATGCCTCGCCGCCGTCAATTTACCTGGGTAGCAGTGGTGGTCCTGGAGTGGCTGGTGTCCCTGGAGTGTCGGGTGGAGCAGGTGGCGCTGCGGGACAGGCTGCTGCTGGCTCGAATGGAGGAGGCGGTGGCCAGCATACAGGAGGCGCCCGCACGCACATTCCCACAGCCCAGCTGCACCATAGTGCTGCCtctgcggcggcggcagcagcagccgctgGCAGCCAGCAGGCCACCACAGCGGCGGTTCTGAGCGGCGTGGCCGCAGCCGCCCTAGGTGGCTACAATCCGAACGGCGCGTCCAGCGTGTACTTCAAGTATGGCCAGACGTACTTTGCGCAC CCCTCGGTGGCCTTGCCCAACAGTCGACGATCGCCCTCAAATGATATCCGGCCGCAAATGGCGCAGGTGGCCGGCATGTATCCCACAATGATGATACAAG CTCGTCATCCCAGCCGCCATCCGAACCCGAACTATAAAGGTTCGCGTCCGCGGTAA